AACACTTCTCCATCTCTAAAACAACACCTTCTCACTGCTAATAAGCTCTAAATTAACCATTGCTATCTAGTAAAGTCAAACATGCTAAATATCATGCAGAATGTATTCTGCAGAATAGTAACGATAGCCATTTTAGACAGTCAGAATGCACACCACATTGCTACACAGTTACTgtattgaaatgaaaaataattacaaatattACTACAAcgtgtttatgtattttacagAAATATACAATCAAGATGGCCCTAAGAAAAGGTGACTTTACAGTGTGCCAGTTTTTGGACTGTTATATATGAAAGTTATTTGAATATAAgaatgaaaaaggagaaaaagagacCTGTTTACGGTCATTATGATAAGCAATGTTATTTAACCTCTGTGTTGGCGGTGCCTCCTCGCCCTCAACAATCAAAATAAGTCAACTAAATCCACACACTGAGGATGCCCTCATCCCTTCATTTATCAGGTTTAGACTTTCTGCCCCATTTCCCACTCCCTTCCATTCCTCCATCACTCCTCTTCAGTATGTTCTATCCTCCATCCCTACAGCTACAGTACCTCCCTGCTGGCCAGTAATGTGGCTGGCAAACCAATTTGACAGTCTCATCTTCGTCCAAAAGATGGGGGAGGCCTCCGGAGGCCCCGTTTTTGACTGTGCAGAGGAGGCAGAGTGAGAGTGTGCCTATCCCATTTGAAGTTAATTATCTTTAGGTTCATCTGATGGCCCTTGCCCTTGCTTTTGTGTCTAAGAGAATATGTATGTATAGGTGCATGCATGTATTTATATCATCTAAATGCCttataatgtttaaatgagATGGAGGGCTGAGTAGTATTAAATTGACATCAGTGGTTCTTTGTCTTTCCTATCATCTGGGGTGTGTTATGAGGTTTTCTGTATGAGGGAGAGGTCAAGAATTTTAGTCAAATTTTTCACTGTTACTGTTTTatctcctttgtgttttttcaacTCCTTGAACAGAGCAAGCTACAAATAGTTTGAGGATTCTCAAAGAACCAAAgaacataaattaaatatgtctttaaatatgtattaaaaaagttataatttaaaattacttGCAGTTTCATAACTCCATTTCTGTTGATGATAGTGTGCTTACATGGGTATCTATATGTTTTACGTCAACAAATAGAAATTACTTCTTTATTCTCCTTAAAATGAATCACAATTAAGCCATCAGTGATAATACAAAAGGGATCtgatattttaagtttttgtcttttcagcaGATGCTTCAAACTGGACTTGAGTGGCTTTTACTAAGATATTCTCTGTATGAGCAGCATGCCCTTTGTTTataagacacaaacacagagctgATTGTGTAGCAGAGGAGCTGGGCCCACATGCCGTGAGGGGACCaagggaaaagaagaaagatggagagagggagaagagaagaggaaagaGACTCCAACATAATTAACCTTCACTCTCTCCATTTGCAGTGGCTCATGCAGGGACCATGGGCAGCGCACGGCTGCACCATGGGAACATGGGAGAGAGAGGACACCTGCTTACTGCAGCGACACGAAGAGAACAGGTCAAACTGTTGGGgtgaaagttaaaaagaaatgcaaggCGGGGCtgataaaaataagatatgTATGACAAGTCTTGTcaccagtttaaaaatcatgaTAAACAAGGCTAATAATAGTGATGACTACTGATGTGTGCCTCTCCAGTAGTTTATCTTGTAGCTTCTTTATCACGTGTGCCGACACTGCTCAGTCctcaaaataaatatgcaatCATTTACTGCCGTGTAGCAGGCACCTGGGAGGCTGAGGGAAAACACCCCAATGtacaaaaaccacacacacacacttaaattGCTGTGTTTTACACTCAAAATCACTTACTTTACATGCTTGCTCCAGGGCACGGAAAATTATCCTTTTCCAAATGAGTGAGTGAGTATTGTACCAATGTGCACAGATGTTTTTACATGCATGTGCTTGAAATCTGCTGTTTCCTCAACAGTGCAAAGATTTAAATTGAGCATTAGAGATGTTCCTGGATTTTACATTATATTTAGTCCAGGTCTGAAAGTCATCAGTTCCAAGTTGTTTTTCCACAGTAGATGGACTGACCCCacacttgttttcttctttactttgATGCACCAGCTTTTGGTGCTGTGTGGTGGTGTGCTACGGGCTTTTGGTTTTTCTCAGTCAGTGGACAGATATGCTGAAGACTCTCCTGGAGCTTGATGTGAACAGCCAGGCAAAGCTGCATTTATAATGTtgctttatttaatgttaattcatagtaaaacattgaaaaacaaaacactgatttactttattcttaaaaatctttaaagatTAATACTttgcattaaatatttgttaatcTTAGATTAATTACtataaaaaaagctgaaaagacTACTTATTAATTGTTACTGCTAGTACAGTgtacacaaataaattaaataaaatcatttgtaTAAGGAATATAGTTTAACTTATCAAATTTAATAGCAATAAACTATCGGGCATTATTTTGTGCATGCAGTTTCCTAATCTTATCAGAGCAAACACTCTGATGAAAACAACGGAATTATATTCTCATTTTATTGCTTTCATTACACTCAAATACACATTATGTCATTAGAGGATTATCCTGGGAGAGATCTGATGAGAGCGATGCTTGTGTATTGACTCGTCTCAAAGCCCCGGGATTTTTCTAGCTCTGCAGTACTCcactttctgttgttttgttctCTGCTTGAACCTACAGCAGAGTAATATGTCCCATATGCTACcaggaaacaacagtgtgtgttAGCCTTACTCACCCAAAGCTATACTGTAAGAGCTCAAAGATGCAttattgtttttgatttttttttttctttctttatctatCAATGTTGTGAAATTGTTAGGAATATCCAAGCTGACAAGGTGTTAATTTTTCTCTACACAGTGTGGTCTAATCTTTCCCCTTTCTCTCCCTATCTGCAGCAACTCTGTTACTCCTGGCCCTCATATATCTGAAAACTCCTCATGTCTGCACTAAATTTTCTCCCTATTTTATTCTGATAATTTTTTACTCTTCACCATTGTCacctaatttagttttttatgagCCATTATGACACCAGGTTCCAgcataaagaaattaaatggaataaaaaaaaagaataaaaagcagaGCTACAGTTTGAATTTCAGTTTCTGATTGAAGGAATCTATTTTAACACccacaaaaaaagaggaaaaaaacataatatcTTAATATATTgtgaagaaatattttgttttttttactaaaatcaCTTTTCCAATTGCTGCAAAAATGTAAAGTCAATTTTATTCTAATctgaagttaaaataaaaacagaatgaaaatatactttttttgtAATCTACCTGCTTGCGTTGCATGAGATAACatgtgtaaatgtgaaaatgcatGTATGTTTGACTTGCCTTGCCTGGggaattttcttttataaagctTTCAGAGAGCTACACACACTCATTGGTGGCATTGCACCACTGTGAGGCAGTGCATGCCGCAATGACACTTCTGGTTCTTTGCTACTGTCGGCACAGCTGTGTTAGATGAGCAACAGGCTTTCACCTTTATGGAAGGGGAATATGTCTTTTGTTCTGCTTCCTATTTCCTATCTCACAACCACTATAATAAAGTCTCAGAGCCCTATTTACATACTGCTAATGAATAAACAGGTCAAGGTACAGCTATGCAAAAATAACTAATGTAATAAAAGGcttgaggtaaaaaaaaagaggagtaaGTTTGGGTGGAAGGAGGGAGCTATGTTGAAGGAAGAGACAAGGTGACAAGGTGCAAGTGAGACaaaggatttaaaaaagattataaaaactCCATCTCGTAAGAATTTGTTTCCCTGTCATTCAGTGTTGCTTATTAAtgttacaagaaaaataaaactttaagtCTCACAAACGaacagaaaaattaaagcaTTCATGTAGACTAAATGTTGTGTTTAATCTATTGAACAGGTCTAGCAGTATAACACCATACAGATTTTTTGCACACAATTACCCTTTTAACCCTTTGGAGAGCCCTTGTAAACCTTGGGCACTCTTAACTTTCTGCATCTCCAACATGAATCAAGGCATCAACCATCTGTCAGTGCTGCTCCAGTATATATATTCTGCAGATTGAGTGTGTGGGACTGATATGTGCTAACAAGCCCAGGTGAGCGTGGTTAGCCTCACCTCTTAATGCGCTAATAAATGCAGCGGTTTGACAAAATGCTGTTGATGTTAATGAATGCATCTTCATCTCCCTGTGACAAGGTGAGGTGGTGAGGGCAGGTAAACAACACACTTCACCTGGAGGTTTGAGTTAAGCTAATGCAGTTTtttagtgtgtatgtgtttcttATCATGGCACTCTGCTTTTCTGAACTTTGACTTAACACAGAGCAGATGTGCctgaatgtcttttttttagtttgctaTTAGCATACAGATGTTAAGTGATACGCTATCCAGAAAAACTTTGCAAAAGCACTGTAGTTAAATCTCAGATGACTAACATGACATAAAACTCACAAAAGCAAAAGTATGTTTTAGCATGGCTTTAGAAAAAGCACATGCTCCATTAAACATACATTTCTAATGGCATTgtgattaaaaaacagaatcaaACCTACCTGTATATGTCACCCATACAGTAAAATGAAACTGTTACATTATGAATTTGTCACACTAACCTGTCTCGGCTTCGCCGGGAGGGGAAGGCAGCGTTGCAGCCAGCCACAGTGCACACGTGCATCTCTTTGAGGTGCACATTCTTGTAGTGCAGTTTCATGCTATAGGAGCTCTTGAAGCTCTTCTTACACACATAGCAAATCTTGGGGTCAGGACTTGAACATGAATCTCCTTCTGGTGACTGAGAAGAAGGGAATTTGGGTGGGCTGGCACCATATCCCATTGAAGAGATGAAGCTCTCATGCAGAGCAGCCATGCTTGCAGCGGCTGCTGCCATGCCTCCATTATAGAGGCCGTACTGACTCATGCAGAACATGTCGTAAGTTGGATCATTGAGTTCTTCTTTAATTTTCATGGAGGGTTGATTGGGGGAGGAATGACCTTTTCCttccatttcttttcttaaatggGCTTCGTCACTACCCTCATTGTCTTCCTTGTCCAGACCTCTGCTATGCTTGTGCTGTTCCTCCACATCCATCAGCTCATCTCGGTAGAACATCTTGGAGTCTGAGGTTTCAGACTCATTTTCAAAGTCTCTCTCATGGTCTTGATCCTCTGAGGTAAAGCTATCCATACAACGTAATTCGGAAGCTGCACCTCTGCTGTCACTGCCAGTACCTTCCCTGCATTCATCTTCACTTTGTCTCATCATTCCTCTTAGAGCTAAGCCAGGACTCATCTCATCCTGGGAGGGGGACTGCTGCCCACTACCACCACTTTGGTGTCCAGTGCCACTTCCACTGTTGTTGTTGCTATTacaatttccattcattttgaCATTGTTGTGAAGAAGACTTGactgatgatggtggtgattatGGTGGatgttatcatcatcatcctcgtCTTTGTCCTCATATTCGTCTGCCACATCAATCACTTCCTTCTCAATCTTAACTGGCATACTAGATTTACGGGGTTTCTTCTTGGGTGTAGGGTCACTGATGCCAGTGGTGAGATCATGATTGGCACTAGGAGTTGGTAAGCGATGGGAAATGGAGCCTACCTCTGACATGTGAATGTTATTGTGTGAAACAACAGCGGCCGCCAGCATCTGCTGTTGTTGATCCATCAGCGTAGTGCTGTTGGTAGTAGTGGGCATGATGGGGCTAGTTGGCAGTGACACTGGAGGACTGACAAGATCTGCTGGGGACAGTAGTGTTCGGTAGAATGGGGGCACTGGCTGGACAGGCTGTACCGACTTCAGCGAGGGGAACACTAGTGGACTTTGCAGGGGGGACTGAAGCATAGGGTCTACCGGTGGAGTAGTAAAGCCCAGTGGCGGCCTTCCAGGGCTGGTAAGTGTGAAGCCACCACTCTTGCTGTTTGAGATGACTGGTGTACCAGCGGTAGAATTGGCACGGATGAGGTCCTTATCGCGGTTATTTCGCAGCATTGGCATGTGCAACCGTGGATTGGGATTGGCACTGTGGCGGTTGCGGCTGCGCAGTGAACTGAAGACCATATTGCATCCTTCAATGGTGCAACGATGTTTAATCTTCAAGTGTACAGCATTGTAATGTATCTTTAGTGTGCCTTTATCATAAAAGGTTTTCCCACAAGAGTTGCAGCACACCCGTCCCTTACGTGAGGTGGCACCCATGCGGCGCATACGATGCATCTTAGAGGAGAAGGAAGGATGGGTAATGGTTTTAGAAGGTTCATCCTTAACAAAGTGGTGGTGGACTTGGTGATCACTTAAGCTGTTGGATTGCTGAGGTTGATTTTGGGACTGCTGTTGGccctgctgctgttgctgctgaagctgtgtatgctgttgctgctgttgaGCCTGCTGGGTGGAAGGGGTAGGTGAGATGGGTGATGCACGGTTGTTGGGTTCTGTCTTGGgttcattgttgttgttgattgGTCCCAGAACACCGCGACTAGGACTCTGACCTGTGCGGAAGGGAGAAAGTGACACTTCTGATTCACTGGTCTCCACTTGTTCCCCTTGGTTTGGCAGGCTGGGTTCCCGAAGCCGCAGGGCAGACTGCTCCATTGGGAGGCCGTTGGGGGGCAAGCCAAGCATGGGGGCAGAGACTGGGTTGATGTACTGGAACGGCAGGAGGAAGGCTAAGCTGTTAGGGatattttcaaaatggtgaATGCTGGATGGGCTACTGTTTTCCAGATGTGTCAAGAGCCCTGGACTGCGGGTCCTGTTATTACTTTCAATGAATGTCCTAATCCCAGAGTCTGTCTTGGATGAGGGAACTGTTACTGCCTGACCTTCTTTCTCCTGAATGGCCATCAGTTCTACAATGGACTTGGTTTCACCAAAGCGCAGAAACTGCTGCAGGGTGATGATCTCCTCTTCACGGGACATGATGGTCCAGCGGTCTAGCACCTTGCCTGCAGCATCCTAAATGCCccagaagagaaaagagaaagataCAATTCTTTATTGATTTTGAATAATCAGTGTGGTCAAAGGAGAAGATGGAGCAGGGGTTAGGCGAGTTTTTCTGCTTATGAAATTCAGAGGTCCCTGGAGCGACACATAACAAACTGAGCTATGCTGAAAATCTATCCCTCCACTGTCCCTCTTTCCCAAACATTATTCATCCTTTTTTCCACAGACCAAACATGCAGATGTATATGTTAATAATGATAAAAGTGGGTAAAGGTTTTACTGAACTTATCTGAAGCAACAAAGTAAGGCAATTAGCAGGTCTCGGTGACTTCAATCATTTTGAAGTTGTTAATCTTTGAGacagaataaaataactttataaaaAATGTCAACTGTTGCTTAGACTCCCTCAGTGTACAAACTGTAATTTCTCATAAATGTCTAagccagaggaaaaaaataatgcaaacacATATAATAGAATTATTAATACATGCCAATAATCAGACCTTGGTTGGCATATGTTTTATCCTTTTCTTTAAAGTAACTTGAGCATATAGGGAAAGGCTGACTTTAGAAGTaagtattttatgtttatgtaagGTTGTATTTGAGGAGGCCTCAAAAGTGTTTTTGAAGTTGTGTTCCTTTCATTGGGCAACTTAGATTTTCATCCTGACTTATGATAGTgatattacattacagtcatttagcagacgcttttatccaaagcgacttacagtggtcaggcagtagcattaagggtcttgccgAAGGACCCAACTAGAAGGTATTAATATTCATCCCCTGGGGGAATTTAATTCTGGTCGACTGCATGGGAACGACACTGTTTGTCATCTGATGCTTCATTTTAAGTTGACAATAGGTACCTTTGGCAAAAGGTAAAATAGATTTTAGCaacatataatttattataaacCTCTGCATTTcttgttcttgtatttttttgaAGCCTGGGAATGATGAGAAACATGTTTCCATTCCAACATATCTGAACTCCTCTGCTGGGACTTGGGCATTATTCCAAATAGAGCACTTGGCTAGCATCATTTGGGCTATGAACAGTAGAAAACTAAGAAACTCAGGCTCCGTGCATATGTGCACATTGTCAAACATCAAGAGCTGGCGAGGGATTCTGGGAAAAGAATTTTGGCAAATGCTTAAAACTGACTTCGTGGTATAGCTACTAAGGTTGAGGCaatgaaagtatttttgtctTCTTATGTAGACCCATGTCTCTTCCTACTGGTGAGAGCTAAAGACAGATGACTTTGCAAAGTGATTATAATACATTCACTGTTAATACTATTATATGAGACGGGGTATTTgtgtaaacaaaatggaaatTTACAAGAGAAGCAGGAAGAGATAGTGTAAATACTCCAGCTCACACACAGGCTCCTGAGAGACTGGGATCAAGTGACATCAGGGGAGTAACACAAGCTATGACAATTAGTTATACTGAAATGGTAACATTTCTTATGTGCTCCTAGCTGCTGGCATCTATAAAAGATAAATGGCAACTCTGGTGAGTAGAAAGCTGTAAAAACCAACATCACAAAGCACAAAGGGCCTGTAAGGAGAAAACAGAAGATAAATGTTTAAAGAGAGACAGCAAAAAAGAGTACGGGAGAGACACAGAggaagaaacacagaaaataaaagtgaGTGGTTTCATATCATGCCCTTAGATATACTGGAGAAACAGATTCTTCTGAGACGAAACATCAATAGTCACTGGGGTATTTGTTGttaaatatacattaaaaaacattttacactttCATTCTGTGTGCGCTCTGGAGTTTAGCCTGGAGGTATGACTTTAAATTCTAGCCTGGACACTATTATTTCATACTGCATGGCCATCTGGGCATTAGTACTTCCATTTGGTTtaattgaaacaaaaaaaaatgaaagcaaattaGAAAGTGAATCTTTAAATAGTTCCACCAGCAGAAAAAATCTTAAGAAATTGTGGTTCTTTTCAAATTTTCTAGAGACAAAAAAGGGACTAATTTGTGCTGCACACTTAAATGCACTAAGGTAACTAGTAACAGCTCAGACTCAACATGGCACAAAAAGCTGAATGcagttttaagtgttttattcTTAAGAATGGCGAACTGCAAGTGTATTTGCATTTTAAGGATAGCTACTGAGGCATGTTTAATTCATGCCTGTTTAAAATATCTTAATATCAGTCTCCTATTTATCCGTCTTTGAATCAAGATTAAACTAGCTTCATAACTGCTCATAAAATAGAGTCCATTTTAGTTGAACTTCCATTAATAAATGCTAAAGAATAATCTCAAACTATCAGGCATCTCATTAGCAAACCtacaaaagttttgttttaatggagATCAATAAGATGCCTTCAACATGCAATTTTCCAACTCTACCTTAATCACTGAGTGAGTAAAAcaaggattatttttattttaccttctgCCAGTGCTTTAAATTCTTTACTAATAGAGTCAGTCAAACATTACACAATGACACAGGCCAAACTGCAACCAATTAGTGTGAAAAAGAACCAGCTAGATATCAGAACAGGTCAGCAGTTCTTCTAAGCACTAGATCCTGACTGAAAGAAGGCTGCTGAGGCATTCCTCTTCAGTGGTCAGTTGTGCTTTAGATGGAGGCTAAAAAGTGTTTGAACTGAGATCATGGTTTAGGCATTGACTCAAGACAAGTTGAAAAACAGTGCCAATCTTTCTAACAAAGACAATGCAAAGGACAAAAGTGattataattttataaagtAAAATTTTGTGAAAATGATTGTTTATTTAGTCAACAAGCTTTTCAATCAAAGGCAACTGTAGCTCCTAAATTAGCAAATATCGCTTCACAAAAGCAACATCACAGATAAGACGATTAAAATGCACgttatatttaatttagcaTCTAAAGTGTTGTTGACACACATTTGTATACTAACACATGCCCCCATAATCTTTACTACTGTATGTCTCACAACTCCACTCCCCTGCATTAGCCTTGCAATGCTGTGAGAGAAACAAATATGCCATTAGAAGCACTTTTACAAGTAGGCACTCATCTTCCAATTAGCTTAATGTGGCCCTCTTCCCCTTATATTTTCCAGGCGTGCCCCACCTCTTCTTGTACACTCCCTCCAGTAAAATCTCATTAATCCACCCCTCCCCCATCTCCCCTAGTGCTATGACATATTAGTCTGTCATTATGCATCCCAGAGTCCTTTAAACAATGCAGCTAAACCTCTGTTTGCCAGGTTAATGACTATTAGCCAATAATTACAGCAGAGAGACGATGGGGTACCCCACTTTATCTGCTCGACAGCTTCTGctgttagtttattttatttgcctgCTTCCATGTCTCCCAGTATTAATCTTGAGACCACtgtatttattcatctttttgcTGCTGTAATTATTCTGAATCCATTGCTGTCTCTAATACTGTGGGGCTGTGATATTTTTCAGTGGGGTTTCCATCTCATAGATAGTTGACTATGTGGTCATGGGCCAGGTTACCACTGTCATTTGAGACCAATCTGGTAACTAGCAGGTTATGCACTTGGCTCCATCAAGAAGTGGAACGTAGACTTGTTTGAATGGTGGATAAGGCATAAGAGATTAGCAATCTAAAATATATGTGACTAATTTTGATCCATCATACCTAGTAATTCTTTTTGATAAACAATAGGAGATACAATGgcacac
The Melanotaenia boesemani isolate fMelBoe1 chromosome 4, fMelBoe1.pri, whole genome shotgun sequence genome window above contains:
- the bnc2 gene encoding zinc finger protein basonuclin-2 isoform X1, with protein sequence MSKEAELDVRGSECDTVPPEPSRDPELPRPPSAQVNGPSVTAGVCVNVPSSIHSSSSSRSGLGGISIVSSSAEGAGESSMQFSTRPPSAEQPGFMGTWQQQSTDSNLLYRMSQQGAVTRLPLKCDRSTMGRDLEEAIRCTLVNCTCECFQPGKIHLRTCDQCKHGWVAHALDKLSTQHLYHPTQVEIVQSNVVFDISSLMLYGTQAVPVRLKILLDRLFSVLKQEEVLHILHGLGWTLRDYVRGYILQDAAGKVLDRWTIMSREEEIITLQQFLRFGETKSIVELMAIQEKEGQAVTVPSSKTDSGIRTFIESNNRTRSPGLLTHLENSSPSSIHHFENIPNSLAFLLPFQYINPVSAPMLGLPPNGLPMEQSALRLREPSLPNQGEQVETSESEVSLSPFRTGQSPSRGVLGPINNNNEPKTEPNNRASPISPTPSTQQAQQQQQHTQLQQQQQQGQQQSQNQPQQSNSLSDHQVHHHFVKDEPSKTITHPSFSSKMHRMRRMGATSRKGRVCCNSCGKTFYDKGTLKIHYNAVHLKIKHRCTIEGCNMVFSSLRSRNRHSANPNPRLHMPMLRNNRDKDLIRANSTAGTPVISNSKSGGFTLTSPGRPPLGFTTPPVDPMLQSPLQSPLVFPSLKSVQPVQPVPPFYRTLLSPADLVSPPVSLPTSPIMPTTTNSTTLMDQQQQMLAAAVVSHNNIHMSEVGSISHRLPTPSANHDLTTGISDPTPKKKPRKSSMPVKIEKEVIDVADEYEDKDEDDDDNIHHNHHHHQSSLLHNNVKMNGNCNSNNNSGSGTGHQSGGSGQQSPSQDEMSPGLALRGMMRQSEDECREGTGSDSRGAASELRCMDSFTSEDQDHERDFENESETSDSKMFYRDELMDVEEQHKHSRGLDKEDNEGSDEAHLRKEMEGKGHSSPNQPSMKIKEELNDPTYDMFCMSQYGLYNGGMAAAAASMAALHESFISSMGYGASPPKFPSSQSPEGDSCSSPDPKICYVCKKSFKSSYSMKLHYKNVHLKEMHVCTVAGCNAAFPSRRSRDRHSSNINLHRKLLTKELDDIVLDPQLTPLPKDLRAELLAKIYAGYHMGLDPMARMGIGGASFGHPGLNHNVHSPISNEYFHHPLNQDLKNHHTNGLLRGQPDDYMVLDLSTTSSVQSSSSIHSSHESEEGSDEGILLDDLEEEGEEDEEEGISEGDDFSQRAEGRVEGGHRDDTGELKEGPGEGLDASSSPFFLSSTGGSNGSSSGILCNICHKMYSNKGTLRVHYKTVHLREMHKCKIPGCNMVFSSVRSRNRHSQNPNLHKNMPFSTIID
- the bnc2 gene encoding zinc finger protein basonuclin-2 isoform X6, translated to MSKEAELDVRGSECDTVPPEPSRDPELPRPPSAQVNGPSVTAGVCVNVPSSIHSSSSSRSGLGGISIVSSSAEGAGESSMQFSTRPPSAEQPGFMGTWQQQSTDSNLLYRMSQQGAVTRLPLKCDRSTMGRDLEEAIRCTLVNCTCECFQPGKIHLRTCDQCKHGWVAHALDKLSTQHLYHPTQVEIVQSNVVFDISSLMLYGTQAVPVRLKILLDRLFSVLKQEEVLHILHGLGWTLRDYVRGYILQDAAGKVLDRWTIMSREEEIITLQQFLRFGETKSIVELMAIQEKEGQAVTVPSSKTDSGIRTFIESNNRTRSPGLLTHLENSSPSSIHHFENIPNSLAFLLPFQYINPVSAPMLGLPPNGLPMEQSALRLREPSLPNQGEQVETSESEVSLSPFRTGQSPSRGVLGPINNNNEPKTEPNNRASPISPTPSTQQAQQQQQHTQLQQQQQQGQQQSQNQPQQSNSLSDHQVHHHFVKDEPSKTITHPSFSSKMHRMRRMGATSRKGRVCCNSCGKTFYDKGTLKIHYNAVHLKIKHRCTIEGCNMVFSSLRSRNRHSANPNPRLHMPMLRNNRDKDLIRANSTAGTPVISNSKSGGFTLTSPGRPPLGFTTPPVDPMLQSPLQSPLVFPSLKSVQPVQPVPPFYRTLLSPADLVSPPVSLPTSPIMPTTTNSTTLMDQQQQMLAAAVVSHNNIHMSEVGSISHRLPTPSANHDLTTGISDPTPKKKPRKSSMPVKIEKEVIDVADEYEDKDEDDDDNIHHNHHHHQSSLLHNNVKMNGNCNSNNNSGSGTGHQSGGSGQQSPSQDEMSPGLALRGMMRQSEDECREGTGSDSRGAASELRCMDSFTSEDQDHERDFENESETSDSKMFYRDELMDVEEQHKHSRGLDKEDNEGSDEAHLRKEMEGKGHSSPNQPSMKIKEELNDPTYDMFCMSQYGLYNGGMAAAAASMAALHESFISSMGYGASPPKFPSSQSPEGDSCSSPDPKICYVCKKSFKSSYSMKLHYKNVHLKEMHVCTVAGCNAAFPSRRSRDRTMSDREVNN
- the bnc2 gene encoding zinc finger protein basonuclin-2 isoform X4, with translation MMITDSLRMAIRCTLVNCTCECFQPGKIHLRTCDQCKHGWVAHALDKLSTQHLYHPTQVEIVQSNVVFDISSLMLYGTQAVPVRLKILLDRLFSVLKQEEVLHILHGLGWTLRDYVRGYILQDAAGKVLDRWTIMSREEEIITLQQFLRFGETKSIVELMAIQEKEGQAVTVPSSKTDSGIRTFIESNNRTRSPGLLTHLENSSPSSIHHFENIPNSLAFLLPFQYINPVSAPMLGLPPNGLPMEQSALRLREPSLPNQGEQVETSESEVSLSPFRTGQSPSRGVLGPINNNNEPKTEPNNRASPISPTPSTQQAQQQQQHTQLQQQQQQGQQQSQNQPQQSNSLSDHQVHHHFVKDEPSKTITHPSFSSKMHRMRRMGATSRKGRVCCNSCGKTFYDKGTLKIHYNAVHLKIKHRCTIEGCNMVFSSLRSRNRHSANPNPRLHMPMLRNNRDKDLIRANSTAGTPVISNSKSGGFTLTSPGRPPLGFTTPPVDPMLQSPLQSPLVFPSLKSVQPVQPVPPFYRTLLSPADLVSPPVSLPTSPIMPTTTNSTTLMDQQQQMLAAAVVSHNNIHMSEVGSISHRLPTPSANHDLTTGISDPTPKKKPRKSSMPVKIEKEVIDVADEYEDKDEDDDDNIHHNHHHHQSSLLHNNVKMNGNCNSNNNSGSGTGHQSGGSGQQSPSQDEMSPGLALRGMMRQSEDECREGTGSDSRGAASELRCMDSFTSEDQDHERDFENESETSDSKMFYRDELMDVEEQHKHSRGLDKEDNEGSDEAHLRKEMEGKGHSSPNQPSMKIKEELNDPTYDMFCMSQYGLYNGGMAAAAASMAALHESFISSMGYGASPPKFPSSQSPEGDSCSSPDPKICYVCKKSFKSSYSMKLHYKNVHLKEMHVCTVAGCNAAFPSRRSRDRHSSNINLHRKLLTKELDDIVLDPQLTPLPKDLRAELLAKIYAGYHMGLDPMARMGIGGASFGHPGLNHNVHSPISNEYFHHPLNQDLKNHHTNGLLRGQPDDYMVLDLSTTSSVQSSSSIHSSHESEEGSDEGILLDDLEEEGEEDEEEGISEGDDFSQRAEGRVEGGHRDDTGELKEGPGEGLDASSSPFFLSSTGGSNGSSSGILCNICHKMYSNKGTLRVHYKTVHLREMHKCKIPGCNMVFSSVRSRNRHSQNPNLHKNMPFSTIID